One window of Trichoderma breve strain T069 chromosome 3, whole genome shotgun sequence genomic DNA carries:
- a CDS encoding protein kinase domain-containing protein has product MSTKPKSRWASSAEDAEYEARQKKEKEEKRRKKALKLQEEEEKKKALLAAATTTTSQIADTNDDDDDAASSSSRPSKRRKLTPEPASNNSSATLLRFDVGTWKPSRSVDNYDKLNDIEEGTYGWVARATELATGRVVALKRLKLEAGDPNGLPVTGLREIQILKNCRHRNVVAMEEVVVGNDVSKPDNSIFLVLEFVEHDLKSILQDMPEPFLSSEVKRLLLQLTSGVAYLHQNYILHRDLKTSNLLLSNRGLLKIADFGMARYVGDPRPKLTQLVVTLWYRAPELLLGTRTYDAAIDMWSVGCIMGELITREPLLQGSNEVDQISKVFELCGVPTEDSWPGFRRLPNARSLRLPKQSPLASGSVIRARFPNLTAAGASLLNSLLALDPEKRPTAKEMLEHEYFRQDPKPKPESLFPTFPSKAGQERRRRHEPDAPVRGQAVALGDVDFSGIFQGRDKEERGAGFSLRMV; this is encoded by the exons atgTCCACCAAGCCCAAGTCAAGATGGGCAAGCTCCGCAGAAGACGCCGAGTATGAAGCAcggcaaaagaaggaaaaagaagaaaagcgtCGCAAAAAGGCTCTTAAgctacaagaagaagaagaaaagaaaaaagctctacttgctgctgcaacaacaacgacaTCACAGATCGCAGACACaaatgacgacgacgacgacgcagcatcatcttcatcacggcCCTCCAAACGCCGAAAACTCACCCCCGAACCCGCCAGCAACAACAGTTCTGCTACCCTGCTGCGCTTCGACGTGGGCACCTGGAAGCCCAGCCGCAGCGTCGACAACTAcgacaagctcaacgacaTCGAGGAGGGCACGTACGGCTGGGTCGCGCGCGCAACGGAGCTCGCCACGGGCCGAGTCGTCGCCCTCAAGCGACTCAAGCTCGAGGCCGGCGACCCCAACGGCCTGCCCGTGACGGGCCTGCGCGAGATCCAGATTCTCAAAAACTGCCGGCATCGCAACGTCGTGGCCATGGAGGAAGTTGTCGTGGGCAACGACGTCTCCAAGCCAGACAA ctccatcttcctcgtcctcgaaTTCGTCGAACACGACCTCAAGAGCATCCTCCAAGACATGCCCGAGcccttcctctcctccgAAGTCaagcgcctcctcctccagctcacATCGGGCGTCGCCTACCTCCACCAAAACTACATCCTGCACCGCGACCTCAAAACAtccaacctcctcctctccaaccGCGGCCTCCTCAAGATCGCAGACTTCGGCATGGCCCGCTACGTCGGCGACCCCCGCCCCAAACTCACCCAGCTCGTCGTCACCCTGTGGTACCGCGCCCCcgagctcctcctcggaaCGCGCACCTACGACGCCGCCATCGACATGTGGTCCGTCGGCTGCATCATGGGCGAGCTCATCACCCGCGAACCCCTGTTGCAAGGCTCCAACGAGGTCGACCAGATATCAAAAGTTTTTGAGCTCTGCGGCGTCCCCACCGAAGACTCCTGGCCGGGTttccgccgcctccccaACGCTCGCTCCTTGCGCCTCCCCAAGCAGTCCCCCCTCGCCTCCGGCTCCGTCATCCGCGCCCGTTTCCCCAACCTCACAGCCGCCGGCGCTTCTCTACTCAATAGCCTCCTCGCACTGGACCCGGAGAAACGCCCAACCGCCAAGGAAATGCTGGAGCACGAATACTTCCGACAAGATCCTAAACCCAAGCCCGAGAGCCTGTTCCCCACGTTCCCCAGCAAAGCCGGCCAGGAGAGGAGGCGGCGCCACGAGCCCGACGCCCCCGTCCGCGGACAGGCCGTTGCTCTCGGTGATGTTGATTTCAGCGGCATCTTCCAAGGCAGGGACAAGGAAGAGCGAGGCGCTGGATTCAGTTTACGCATGGTATGA
- a CDS encoding putative FMN-binding domain-containing protein: protein MYLRGDHAETDLRVLRQLVRENPLGLFTTAISSPSYPLIQSSHIPFILDVEDESSETELGQLRAHMARANPQSKAIIDEIKERQAAGDNSRMLQQDVLVMFTSAVQHYVTPKFYTATKPVTGKVVGTWNYAAVQIYGKATFYIDPNAEETTAFLNSQIDALSSFNEKVTMGYTGEGSRPKPWQVSDAPTPYLNIMKKAIIGVEIKIERMEGKFKMSQEMGDGDTDGVVKGFNDLGTDMGSKMASTVEARREIKKQKKAAKESE, encoded by the coding sequence ATGTATCTCCGTGGCGATCACGCAGAGACAGACCTCCGCGTCTTGCGGCAGCTCGTCCGTGAGAATCCCCTCGGCCTCttcaccaccgccatctcctcgccatcatACCCTCTGATCCAGTCCAGCCATATCCCCTTCATCCTAGACGTCGAGGATGAATCCAGCGAGACCGAGCTCGGCCAGCTGAGGGCTCACATGGCCCGCGCCAACCCCCAGAGCAAGGCCATCATCGACGAGATCAAGGAGCGCCAGGCCGCAGGAGACAACTCGaggatgctgcagcaagACGTCTTGGTCATGTTCACATCCGCAGTCCAGCACTACGTCACGCCAAAGTTCTACACGGCCACCAAGCCTGTAACGGGCAAAGTTGTGGGCACATGGAACTATGCCGCCGTCCAGATCTACGGCAAGGCGACGTTCTACATTGATCCCAACGCGGAGGAGACAACGGCTTTCCTCAACAGCCAGATTGATGCCCTGTCGAGCTTCAACGAAAAGGTCACCATGGGCTACACGGGAGAAGGATCCAGGCCCAAGCCGTGGCAAGTGTCCGATGCGCCAACGCCGTACCTCAACATCATGAAGAAGGCCATCATCGGCGTGGAGATTAAGAttgagaggatggagggCAAATTCAAGATGAGCCAGGAGATGGGCGACGGGGACACTGACGGCGTGGTGAAAGGGTTTAATGACTTGGGGACGGATATGGGTAGCAAGATGGCGAGCACGGTAGAGGCACGGAGGGAGATtaagaagcagaagaaggcggccaaggagaGCGAGTGA
- a CDS encoding 3'-5' exonuclease domain-containing protein: MASTRGHVVIVNGSRGAHTTWDQGHRVSPFKGVSKEPGYTVVVDETKAAVACAATRGAANPTPTTQWIDTLPTLSKVVDALTGLPVDRPSLYVDLEGQNLSRYGTISILQIHVRPTNTTYLIDVQSLGDKCFSTPGETRWTLKAILESPYIPKVFFDVRSDSDALFVIFGITLNGVVDLQLMEFAIRPHQGKKRVMGLERCVRYHATFSRYEKLRWNKTKEQGRALFAPESGGGFHVFRQRPLQPVLLEYCAQDVSVMPCLWAYYDNQMTKQLREVVIKASTDRVWNTHAVDYISTGRHMALAPLSMIHANVVDDWRRLYESSHPRYDWCDSETTGPSIDTPAESLTDSATSYASGGSTSTSWTYTVG, from the coding sequence ATGGCTTCTACTAGGGGTCATGTCGTGATTGTTAATGGGAGCAGAGGGGCCCATACCACTTGGGACCAGGGTCATCGAGTGTCTCCTTTCAAAGGCGTCTCTAAAGAACCTGGATATACCGTGGTTGTCGACGAAACTAAAGCAGCTGTAGCTTGTGCTGCTACTCGCGGGGCTGCCAATCCTACTCCTACTACGCAATGGATTGACACTCTCCCCACTCTATCCAAGGTGGTCGACGCTCTCACAGGGCTTCCAGTTGATCGACCATCACTCTACGTCGACCTCGAGGGACAAAATCTTTCTCGATATGGTACTATCTCCATATTGCAGATCCACGTCCGCCCCACCAACACCACTTACCTGATCGACGTCCAATCCTTGGGCGATAAATGCTTCTCCACGCCTGGAGAAACTCGCTGGACATTGAAAGCGATCTTGGAATCCCCCTACATTCCAAAGGTGTTTTTCGATGTCCGAAGCGATTCGGATGCGTTGTTTGTCATTTTCGGCATCACTCTAAACGGTGTCGTCGATCTCCAACTCATGGAATTCGCCATCCGCCCTCAtcaggggaagaagagggtcATGGGACTCGAAAGATGCGTCCGATACCACGCAACGTTTTCCCGGTACGAGAAACTCAGATGGAACAAGACGAAGGAGCAAGGCAGAGCGCTGTTCGCACCCGAGTCGGGCGGAGGCTTTCATGTGTTCCGTCAGCGCCCCTTGCAACCGGTCCTTTTGGAATATTGCGCCCAGGACGTGTCTGTTATGCCTTGCCTGTGGGCATACTATGACAACCAGATGACGAAGCAGTTGCGGGAGGTGGTTATCAAGGCTTCAACGGACAGGGTTTGGAATACACATGCGGTGGATTACATTTCCACAGGACGACACATGGCACTGGCTCCCCTTTCGATGATTCACGCAAACGTTGTTGATGATTGGCGGCGCTTGTACGAATCCTCCCACCCACGCTACGACTGGTGCGATTCAGAGACAACGGGACCCAGTATTGATACTCCTGCGGAGAGCCTTACCGACAGTGCTACTAGCTATGCTTCTGGCGGTTCTACCAGTACTTCGTGGACCTATACCGTGGGGTAA